From one Melospiza melodia melodia isolate bMelMel2 chromosome 6, bMelMel2.pri, whole genome shotgun sequence genomic stretch:
- the GOLGA5 gene encoding golgin subfamily A member 5: MSWLADLAGKAEDLLNRVDQGAASALSKKDTSSSAVYDKKNLDSANEYSEVHQHTGELKYQSSSKAAYISSAAENIKHQKATILAGTANIKTARRTSSEAASPVENASTPRAASHFVRRKKSEPDDELLFDFLNSSEKEPNGRIDSKKEKSKAPVLQNHSRTSSISSVSTSTQSAKTTEDNSIRSQGNETPDSSDSGLGAQGNDGLKDSSPSAVTSPSPSASDDSKSHELSNLRLENQLLRNEVQSLNQEVASLIQRSKETQEELTKSREKVEKWNVDHSKSDRMVRELQARVDDLTEAVGAKDSQLAVLKVRLQEADQLLSARTEALEALQSEKSRIIQDHSEGSSLQNQALQTLQERLRDADSALKREQESYKQMQNEFAARLSKVEAERQHLAEGITAAERKYLDEKRRADELQQQVKVTKSHLESAKQELTDYKQKATRILQSKEKLINSLKEGSGIEGLDSNTASTVELEELRHERDTQREEIQKLMGQIQQMRAELQDMETQQVSEAESVREQLQDLQEQISAQKMAKQEAEAELERQKQELRYTEEELYRTKNTLQSRIKDREEEIQKLRNQLTNKTLSSSSQTELENRLHQLTETLIQKQTMLESLSTEKNSLVYQLERLEQQLKAVQGTSANGPSINMAGIDGAEGARLRSVPVLFGDADAGVAGMYGRVRKAASTIDQFSIRLGIFLRRYPIARVFVIIYMALLHLWVMIVLLTYTPEMHHDSPSGR; this comes from the exons ATGTCTTGGCTCGCTGATCTCGCTGGAAAGGCAGAGGATCTGCTCAACAGAGTTGATCAAGGAGCTGCATCAGCTCTGAGCAAAAAAGACACATCGAGCAGTGCAGTTTATGATAAGAAGAACTTGGACTCTGCCAATGAGTATTCTGAAGTGCACCAGCATACTGGAGAACTGAAATACCAGAGCTCATCCAAAGCAGCCTACATCTCCTCAGCAGCTGAAAATATTAAACACCAAAAGGCCACAATCCTGGCAGGAACAGCAAATATTAAAACAGCACGTAGGACATCCTCAGAGGCAGCTTCTCCAGTAGAAAATGCTTCCACACCCAGAGCTGCCTCACATTTTGTGAGAAGAAAAAAGTCAGAACCTGATGACGAGTTGCTGTTTGATTTTCTCAACAGTTCAGAGAAAGAACCTAATGGAAGGATAGACTCTAAAAAGGAGAAGAGCAAGGCACCTGTTCTTCAGAATCACTCTCGGACTTCAAGCATTAGTTCTGTGTCTACCAGTACACAGAGTGCAAAAACTACTGAGGATAATTCCATCAGGAGCCAAGGCAATG AAACTCCAGACAGTTCAGACTCTGGCCTGGGAGCCCAAGGGAATGATGGCCTGAAGGATTCATCACCAAGTGCAGTCACCAGCCCCAGCCCTTCAGCCAGCGATGATTCCAAATCCCATGAGCTGTCCAACCTGCGCCTGGAGAACCAGCTGCTGCGAAATGAGGTTCAGTCTTTAAATCAAGAAGTGGCTTCATTGATACAGAGGTCCAAAGAAACACAAGAAG AACTGACCAAATCCCGGGAGAAGGTGGAGAAGTGGAATGTTGACCATTCCAAGAGTGACAGGATGGTTAGAGAGCTTCAGGCTCGGGTGGATGATCTGAcagaagctgttggtgccaaaGATTCCCAGCTGGCTGTGCTGAAAGTACGGCTGCAGGAAGCTGATCAGCTCCTGAGTGCTCGGACAGAAGCTTTAGAGGCACTGCAGAGTGAAAAATCACG GATAATACAAGACCACAGTGAAGGAAGCAGTTTACAAAATCAAGCCCTTCAGACTCTTCAGGAGAGGCTGCGTGATGCAGACTCTGCACTCAAGCGAGAGCAAGAAAGTTACAAACAAATGCAG AATGAGTTTGCGGCTCGTCTGAGTAAAGTGGAAGCAGAACGTCAGCACCTGGCAGAAGGGATAACTGCAGCAGAGAGGAAGTatttagatgagaagaggcgagCTGATGAGCTTCAGCAGCAAGTCAAAGTAACCAAAAGCCACCTGGAATCTGCAAAACAGGAGCTGACAGACTATAAACAGAAAGCTACTCGCATTCTCCAA TCTAAGGAAAAGTTGATAAACAGCTTAAAAGAAGGCTCTGGTATTGAAGGCCTGGATAGCAATACAGCAAGCACGGTGGAACTGGAGGAACTGAGACACGAGAGAGACACTCAGAGGGAAGAAATACAGAAACTGATGGGGCAAATACAACAgatgagagcagagctgcag GACATGGAGACACAGCAGGTAAGCGAAGCTGAGTCAGTGAGAGAGCAGCTTCAAGACCTGCAAGAGCAAATATCAGCACAAAAAATGGCCAAGCAGGAGGCAGAAGCTGAACTAGAACGGCAGAAACAG GAACTTCGTTATACTGAAGAAGAACTGTATCGGACAAAGAATACTTTGCAAAGCAGAATAAAAGACAGAGAGGAAGAAATTCAGAAGCTCAGAAATCAG cTGACAAACAAGACTCTAAGCAGTAGTAGTCAGACAGAATTGGAGAATCGGCTTCACCAGCTGACAGAAACACTAATTCAGAAGCAAACCATGTTAGAGAGCCTGAGCACAGAGAAAAATTCCCTGGTGTACCAGCTGGAACGGCTCGAGCAGCAGCTGAAGGCTGTCCAAGGCACAAGTGCCAATGGACCTTCCATTAACATGGCAGGCATTGATGGTGCTGAAG GGGCTCGCCTGCGCAGCGTCCCTGTCCTGTTCGGCGACGCCGACGCCGGCGTGGCGGGGATGTACGGGAGGGTGCGCAAGGCTGCCAGCACCATCGACCAGTTCAG